A single Crateriforma conspicua DNA region contains:
- a CDS encoding DUF1549 domain-containing protein has translation MCDRIDARIESVWTDWEMRPSAETDDATWCRRVFLDLIGRIPSVDELESFTDDRSSQKDVALVQRLLHDERYTAEYANHWAGIWTNLLIGRSGGMDRRSLTDRSGMQKYLRDSFAGNRTYDKIVYDMITATGSTKPGTENFNGAVNFLVDKVNAEKGTLATSSTSRIFLGQQVQCTQCHNHPFNQWKQQKFWEFNSFFRQTRALRRFQSGTRDIDHAELIDQDFAGEAGDPDDALVFYELRNGLTKVAYPVFTDGTEVDVSGFVSDVNRRQELARLMLQSEFLDKMIVNRMWAHFLGYGFTRPIDDLGPHNPPTHPELLDELAAEFRRSSYDLKKLQAWITLSRPYRLSATKNATNELDDPSVGETPKFSRFYLRQMSAEQLYQSLLTATGATPEGSYEEQEQQRRRWLQQFVVAFGTDEGDEATTFNGSIPQALMLFNGELTRRATKTETGGFLDRLARTSKSPRESVRRLFLAGLARQPTAPEIRIAGKLMAARGGDQKEMLGDMWWAILNSNEFIMQH, from the coding sequence ATGTGTGACAGGATCGACGCCCGCATCGAATCGGTGTGGACCGATTGGGAAATGCGTCCGTCGGCCGAGACGGATGACGCGACTTGGTGCCGACGCGTTTTTCTGGATTTGATCGGTCGGATCCCTTCGGTCGACGAACTGGAATCCTTCACCGACGATCGATCGTCACAGAAAGACGTCGCGCTGGTCCAGCGATTGTTGCACGACGAACGGTACACCGCGGAGTACGCCAATCATTGGGCAGGCATTTGGACCAATCTGCTGATCGGACGTAGTGGCGGCATGGACCGCCGATCGTTGACCGACCGCAGCGGCATGCAAAAGTACCTGCGTGATTCGTTCGCAGGAAATCGGACCTACGACAAGATCGTGTACGACATGATCACCGCGACCGGGTCGACCAAGCCCGGCACCGAGAACTTCAACGGCGCGGTGAACTTTCTGGTCGACAAAGTCAACGCCGAAAAGGGCACGCTGGCGACCAGCAGCACGTCCCGCATCTTCCTGGGCCAACAAGTCCAGTGCACGCAGTGCCACAATCACCCGTTTAATCAGTGGAAACAACAGAAGTTCTGGGAATTCAATTCCTTCTTTCGCCAAACGCGAGCCTTGCGGCGTTTCCAGTCGGGAACCCGCGACATCGATCACGCGGAATTGATCGATCAAGACTTCGCCGGCGAAGCGGGGGATCCGGATGATGCGTTGGTGTTTTATGAATTGCGAAACGGCCTGACCAAGGTCGCGTATCCGGTGTTCACCGACGGGACCGAGGTGGACGTCAGCGGATTCGTCAGCGACGTGAATCGACGGCAGGAACTGGCGCGGCTGATGCTGCAAAGCGAATTTCTGGACAAGATGATCGTCAATCGGATGTGGGCGCATTTCCTGGGATATGGGTTCACTCGACCGATCGATGACCTGGGTCCCCATAACCCGCCGACGCATCCGGAATTGCTGGACGAACTGGCTGCGGAATTTCGCCGAAGCAGTTACGACCTGAAAAAGCTGCAAGCTTGGATCACACTCAGTCGGCCCTATCGATTGTCGGCCACCAAGAACGCGACCAACGAACTGGACGATCCGTCGGTCGGCGAAACGCCCAAGTTTTCGCGTTTCTATCTGCGTCAAATGTCCGCCGAGCAACTGTATCAATCACTGTTGACGGCGACCGGTGCAACGCCCGAGGGCAGCTACGAGGAACAGGAACAACAACGACGGCGTTGGCTGCAGCAGTTTGTCGTCGCTTTCGGTACCGACGAAGGCGATGAAGCGACGACGTTCAACGGATCGATCCCGCAGGCGTTGATGTTGTTCAACGGCGAATTAACGCGGCGAGCTACCAAGACCGAGACGGGTGGATTTCTGGATCGGCTGGCCCGCACATCGAAGTCACCGCGTGAATCGGTAAGGCGCCTATTCTTGGCGGGTCTGGCACGACAGCCGACTGCACCGGAGATTCGCATCGCGGGCAAGCTGATGGCGGCCCGGGGCGGCGACCAGAAAGAAATGCTGGGCGACATGTGGTGGGCGATTTTGAACAGCAACGAATTCATCATGCAACATTGA